The Antarcticibacterium flavum genome contains the following window.
GAAGGGAGAGGTCGAAGTAATTAATTTTTATGATTGCATAATTAAAGAATCTAGCTTTGATCGAGTCAATTTATCCAAAAGTAAATTCATCGAATGCAATTTATCGTTAATTCAATTTTCAGCTTGTGAATTTGGCGTTAATACATTCCTTTCTTCAAATGAAACGCCGGGGAATGAATTTAATATGATTGATATTAGAACAATATTAAATTCACCGCCCATTGACAGAAAAGTATTAGAAACAATTTTCGGTATAAACAGCGTTGATATAAAAGAATACCTAATTGATTTGACAACTGAAATACAATTTCAATCTATATTCATTTCATATAGTTTTGCAGACAAAAAGTTCGCAAAATCAATTAATGAAACTCTACAAAGAAGAGGAATAATGACCTTTCTTTGGGAATTAGATTCTCCAGGAGGAAAACCATTGAAAGATATAATGGTAGATAATATAAAAGAAAAGGACAGAATTTTATTTATTGCCTCAAAGGATTCTATAAAAAGTAGAGCTTGTCAATTCGAACTAACACAAGGAAGGAAAAAACAAGAAATGAGTTGGGAAGATGTTTTGTTTCCTATCCACATAGATAATTATCTTTTTGAAACCACAAAAGAAAGAATAAGACCGATTGAAGTTCAAGAGGAATACTGGCAAAACATCGAAGAACTTAAAAGATTAAATTCCTTAGATTTTAGTGAGTTTATAAATTCCAAAAATAGAGAAGAACGCAGTTTTGAGAAATTAATTCATCGTTTAATAAAAGGTCTCAGAAAATAACTATGCCCCCAGCTGCGCAAAGTCTGTCGCTGCGTGAGGTCTCATGACTTCGCGCCTGCTACAATTGGGAAAGAAGGATGAGCGTTTTTTAAGTCTCCTGACTTCATGTTACTATTGGGTTAGAACTGGGGTGGGAATTAGGTTTTAATGTGATTCGTTCAAACGTTAGGAAATCGAAGGTTCAACGAGGTTGTTTTTGATGAAATTAAAATAAAGTTAATATATTTCCCATAAAATTTTCTATTGGATACATTATTTGGAATTTTCATATTATTCGTTTGCCCTATTCTTTTTTTGTATCTATACGCTAAAGCAGGACGTTTTAGATGGCTTTTTTACGTGGCTTTTTTTGCAGGTGTTATCTGGTTATTTAATTCCTTGGAACCTGTTGACACCCATTTGGAGTCTCAGAGTTCGCAAAAAGTAGAGGAAAAAAGTACTTCCTTTAATAAGAAAAGTGAATTCAAAAATCAGTTAAACAAAGAATTAATTCCAATTGATAAACCATCTACATTTCGAACTTCCCAACCTAAGTTAAACAATAATTTCTATAAAAGTGACACTAAAGTTAGGGTTGGAGCTGTTTGCAACGACGGCACGACTAGTCAAGCAACTGGAAGCGGAGCGTGTTCTCATCACGGAGGTGTGGCTTATTGGCTTTATGAGTAATTTGATATGTGGCACTTTAGTTCCATACAGACTCCGGCTGCATGAAGTCTGTCGCTGCGTGAGGTCTCATGACCTCGCGTCTGCTACAGTTTTAAATGATTAATAATATAACTGGCCCAAAACAAGAACTAAAAAATCAAATTCCCCATGAACATTTTTAGAATATTATCTTCCAATGACGGTTCCATTAATGAACCTAATGTAAGTTCTTTTTTAGCTTATTTATTAGATCCCGGGGAAGACCACGGGATTTCCGGGTTGCTGCTTCAGGAGATCTTAAATGATATTACAGGAGCCAATAAGAGCTTTTTAGATAAAATACAGTATAGTAATAGAATCACCGACCTGTCCAAATATTCAGGTTACACCATAAATATACTGCCGGAATTATCTGTAAATATTGAGAAACAAGGGAAAAGACGTAGGAGGGATATTGATATTATAGTTGAGATAATTGATAATAAGAAAAACGAATTACTCTATTCCATTTGTTTAGAAAATAAAATAAGTGACTCTTCAATTATAAGGGACGGTTTGCAACTGGAAGAAGAACTATTGGGTTTACAGAATTATTATCTCGAAAGCGATCTTAAACCAGAGATCTATTTTGTTTATCTCACTCCAACCCCGTCGGAGATTTCAAGGGATTCCTTTGAAAAACTTAATTATGACAAAAAGTACCATTTATATTGGGATAACCACGAGAATTCTGTTTTCAATAAACTGCTCAAGATCTTTAACGACGAAAAGCAAGGCTTAATTGACCCAATAAACAACCAGTCATCCTATCTTATCAAATCATTTTTATCCTTTATAAAAACCCAGTTCAAGAGTTATATCGAGGAGAAAAGGGAGAAACTGGAGAAAAAGAATTACGGTAAACCCGTCATTGATCTTTTGAAAGATTTTGCAGCGACCTTGGATCCCAGTAAAGTATATGAGATTGATTTTTTGAAAAATGAATTTTCTGATTATGTTTTAGAAAAAACAGGAATAGAACTAATCCATTCTACTAGAAATGTACACATTTCCCTTTCCATTGTAAATGAAAAAAACAGGGGCCATTACAATGTAAAGAGACCAGATGATGACAGGAAAAATATATTTTTCTATTCAGATGATTCCAGAAAAAGGCTACGTTTATTTAATCCTGATTTTTACACAGAAGTTGAGGTGTTTTACAAAGGTGAAGATGGAATCGAGAGTGTGAAGGCAAAAGAAATTACCTGGCCTGATGTGAAATTATAATGACCGGTGAGATTTAAATTTGCAGATTTATCCGTTGGGAATTTTATTGGTATATTGTTAGTTCCTGTAAATGCAGCTAATCATGAAAAGGCTATTACCTATTATTTCCATAATATTCATCCTATCCTGCAGCAGTGATGAAGAAGGAATTACTAAAGAAGAAAGTTTAAATGAATATTCCTACTTTCTGGAATTAGACATCCCCCAATTTAAAGGTAATGTCAACGGCAGCTATATGATATACCAATTTGGACATAATACATATCAAATGGGTTCGTCATCGTGGAACCCAAAGGATGATCCTAAAGAACCAACTCGTAAGTCACTATTTGTTCTAAATCAGGAAAACGGAAATAATCAATTTGTAATTTCCACACCCACCTATGACTCATCATCTCCAGCAGAGGTAGATGAAGTATTTGGCACCGGAATAAAAAAATTAGGTCCGGGTCCGGATAATTTCTATATTCAAATAAGGAGTGGCAATTCCACATTTAAAATCTGTGAGGAGGAATCGGTCTATGAAATTGAAGTACTTAAATCAAAGGAAATCTTTGTTGATCATTCTGGGATTCAGTATATGAATGTGTGGTTTAAGATCGACAAAGTACACTCTGCTAATTGCTCAGGCGGCAACAGTTTCAATATCCAAAATGCCCTTATATTAGCTCAATTCGTTCAAAAGTAAAATTGTTGAGAAACTGTTATTCGAGATGCGATTGATATAGGTGAATCTTCGATTTCAGCACCACTACGGCTAATACATTCAATACCCGGCTGGAAAAGAAAAGGGCCTTTCCACTTTCCTACTGTTCATTGAGGGTAGTAACTAAAAGTGCACCGGCTTTACTTCAACAGGTTTTAAGATGAGACCTATATTTCCTGGGTTAAAAGATTAAAGCTCCTTCACCCAAATATTCCTGAACTGCACCAAACTGGAGGCACCCTGTAATTTTCCGGTTTTGGAATTTATTCCGCCGTGATGCTGTAAACCAATTGGCCCGGTCTTTACCATTGAAGGGTACAGGGCATTATCGATCACTGTAATGCCGTTAAGAATAACTGTGATGCGATCTCCTTTCACGGTAATATCATAAGAATTCCATTCTCCTACCGGTTGATCTGCTTTTTCTGAAGGTACTGCCGCTGCCCGTACTTCTGCCGGAAGGGATTCATCGGTTCTCACGCTCCAAAGCTCTCCTGAACCGACTGACCAGCACCACATTTGCACCTGCCCGGCACCTTTGATCAATATTCCTGAATCTGAATTTGGCCCCAGGGGTTCGATAATTTTACCATTTTCATCACGCAGGTACTCTCCTGAAGGTAAAATGGTTGGTAAAGGAAAGAGATGGTCTCCGTATCCCTTGAACCTCCATTCCACATGCAGTTTAAAATCTCCAAATTCTTCGGTGGTCCAGAGACTTTTGTCCCCTTCAGCTTCAGATCTGGCATCGTAATCGATCACCCCGTCTATAACATTCCAGTGGCCGCCATCTCCCTCAGGGATCTTCCAGCCGCTAAGATCTTTTCCATTGAATAAACTTCGGTATCCATCTTCTCCATAGACAGATTCCTGTGCAGTCGCGTTATTGGAAAAAGTAAATAATACTGCGACAAATGAGATCATTAAAGATTTTTTCATTGTAATTTTTCGTTTGGTTGTTATACTTCCCATCCCGGCCTGTATTCCCGGGACACATATTTATTTGCCCGGTCATTATTTGTGACTCTCATGTTTTGAATATCCCATTCAAGCCGGTCGTCCATGCGAATGGCGAGATTTCCAAGACACACGGTTTCAGCCACATTTTGAACCGCGGCCAGGCTTCCCCTGGAGGGTTTTTTACCTTTAAAGGCATCTATCATTTCTGAATTCTCATCCCTTAGATCTGCTCCCTCCAGGCTGGAATCGGGGAGAGGCTGAATATTCCCTTTGTTGTCAAGAAGTACCGGATCATTATATCCATAACCGGAAATAATACTTCCCCGGTCACCTATGAACATTACCCCGTCGCCCGGAATTCTCCTGCTGTTTCGTGCCAGGGCTTTCGGGGTTGGTGGTCTCATTCCGCCTTCATACCAGTATACGTCTATATTCCTGTTTTCATTCTCCACCGGGATCTCCCAGTTTGCCATTCCGGCGAAAGGATAGGATACATTATTTTCCACCCAGGAACTTCTGAAATCTTTCACCTGGCTAACTTTATTTTTGTTCCCCTCGGCATTATCGGGTTTTCCCAGCCCCAGGATACGCCAGTCTTTCCAGAAGCCATAGTAACCCATATCGGCCATACATCCTGCGCCAAACTCATACCAGCCTCTAAAAACGGTATGGGTGTAATGTGGAGAGTAGGGGCGATCTTTGGATGGGCCAAGCCACAATTGCCAGTCGAAGCCTTCAGGAATTGGGGCAGGTGCAGGTAGATATGGTAAACCCTGGGGCCACATAGGCCGGTTTGTCCAGCGATGAAATTCGCTCACTTCGCCTATGGCTCCACTGTTTATGAGGTTCTGCATATGGTAGAACTCTTCCGGATTTTTAAAGGCAAAACAATGAGAGGGTAGTCCCGTTTTGCGTGCCATATCGCAGGTGAGCCTGGTCTCATTCATAAAATTGGAAACCGGTTTATGGGTTGCGACAAATAAACCTTTTTTCATAGCCTCCATCGCGATGACCCCGTGAAGATGATCAGGGGTCATGATGAAAACCGCATCCAGCTCTTTTTCTTTTTCCAACATTTCCCGGAAATCGGCATATACGGAACAGCCATTATAAGATGATTTACCCGACTTCCCTGCATAGTATCCATTAATGAACCTCCTGCCAACCTCGCGACCTCCGGCGGCACCATAGGTTTCTCCCTGGGGAGCCCCCCAAAGAGGGTAGTCATAGCTTTCTTTATTGGGATCACATACAGAGATAAATTGAAGCTCATCCCGCTCCAGCCACTCGGGCAGCATTTTCATTGCCTGTGTTCCTGCACCTATAAGGCCCACATTTATTTTATCATTTGCTGCGGTTAAACCCTTTCCCCCTAAAACATGGGAAGGAACAATACTTAGCCCAATCCCTGTAAGGGCGGTGCGGTTAATGAAGGTGCGGCGGTCTATTTTGTTCATAGAGAAAGTTTTAAATGAGCGATAGGATCCAATGTTTAAATAATATTTAAAGAATGCTGAAGGCTTAAAGTTTTCTTATCCTAATATTCCTGAACCAAATCTCGCTGCCATGATCCTGTAAGCCTATCAACCCTTCCCTTGCTTTGCCATAATCAGGAAAATCCTTCCATTTTCCTGCATCTTTACGGCTTCTCCAATCCTCGGACCATGGGGTGAATTCTACTGTCTTTTCTCCGTTTAACCAGTAAGTTACCTTTTCCTCTGTGAAAACTATTCGGCTACTGTTCCATTCCCCGGCTTCTTTTTTTGCTTTCTCTACATTCCGGGGTTCATACATCCCGTAATCTGCCCCCAAAATATGCAGGGAATCCTGTTGTTCTGAAGAATTTTGGTGATCCCTGAGCTGAAATTCAGGACCGGTAAAATAAAGGGCTTCATACTGTTCCCCTTCCTTTACATGATAGAAAATTCCACTGTTCCCACCAGGAGAGATCTTCCATTCCAGGGACAGCTCAAATTCACCAAACTCCTCTTTCCCGTAGACAATATCTCCTCCAATATCGGCTCCCTTGCCAAGTGACATCAAAGTTTCGCCTTCGAGGACCCAACCATCAGGAAGACCTTTTTCTTCATTATACCCTCTCCACTCTTTGACATTCTCCTCACTAAGAAGATCCTGCCAATTATTACTATTTTCAGATTGGGTACTCGTGCTTTCATTACCTGAAAGCCGAGATTCATCATTAGATTTTTCCGATTTGCAACCCGTGAGAAATCCGATTATAAAAAGGCTAAAGAATATATTTTTCATTGATTATGGTGTGGGGTGGATAGCGGCCAACTTCAGTTAAATCTGAAGGAAATATCAGAAGGAAGGTAGTAAGATTCGCTCAAATTTCCAACAAGGCCTAAATTATATATTTCTGATACCTGAAGGATTGAATAGAGTAAGGGCATATTTAGCAGGTTATTATACCAGTAAATTTCCTGCTTTTATAATTAAAACATCCGGCTGCGTAAAGTTTGTTTCTGCTTTGTGCTATTGCTGCATTAGATCTCATGACCTCGTGCCTGCTTCAATTGGGAAGGAAAGAATGAGCGTCTTAAAGTCTCCTGATTTATTTTAAAAGTGAGCTAGAACTAATAACCACACGTTTGAATTAAGAGCGTCGGGTTCATAACCTGGAGGTCGGGAATCGCCCCTGCCCTTAATCTGTCTTTGCTGTATGAGACCTCATGACCTCGCGCCTGCTTCAATTGGGAAGGAAAGAATGAGCGTCTTGAAGTATCCTGACTTTAATTGGCTTAGAGCCGGTGGCGGGATTTAGGTTTCTAAGCGATTCATTTAAACGTAAGTAGATGTTTTGATAATCTGGCTTAAAAAGCCACTCTGGGTAGCTCAAAATCTTTAGATCTAGTCTGGCCGATTATTCAACCTTTAGAATAAATCCCTTTTTATGTAGATTTTCAATTTTAATCTTTGGGTCATTTTGTAAATATTTTCGAAGATGGGAAATAAATACATTCAGACTCTTGCGGTTAAAATAATCGTTCTTCCCCCACAGCCGGACTAAGATATCCTTATGGCTGCAGAGTTTGTTTTTATTTTGGACCAGGTATAGAAGCAAGTCATTTTCACGTGCGGTTAAATGAACAGGCTTTCCATTAAATAAGAGCTCCTGCCGTTTACTGTCAAACTCATAATCTCCAATATTATATAAAAAATTTTTCGAATCGTTTTCCTTCAGGGTAGGTTGTATCCTTGATAAAAGCGAATGAATTCTGGCTACCAGTTCCTCCTCATCAATAGGTTTCTTTAAATAATCAACAGCTCCCAGTGAGAATCCTTTTAAAACGTCAATTTTAAGGGATCTTGCGGTTAAAAAAATAAAAGGTATTTCTGGGAATTGGGCTGTAAATTCATGAGCGAGGGTAAACCCATCAATATCTGGTAACATTACGTCCAGAATAATTAGATGGTGCGTATTTTCTTCAATAAGCTCCAAAGCTTTTTTACCTGTTTGAGCCCAGTAAACATCAAAGTCTTTTATTCTCAAATATTCTGAGAGAAGGTAGCCTAAGGAATCATCATCCTCAACAAGCAATATTTTATTCTTTTTATCTGGCATTTTTTAAAGGGATTATCAGGGTGATTTCTGTACCCTGGTGTAATTCACTTTCTAATTTTATACGGCCCTTGTGCCTTTTAATAACCTCCTGGACGTAATTAAGACCCAGTCCATATCCCTTTACGGCGTGCAAATCACCTTCAGTAACACGATAGAATTTTTTAAAAATACGCTGTTTTTCTTTTTCTGAAATACCTTTTCCATTATCCTTAATACAAATGTGCAGGTTTCTTTTTAAAGTATATGCCCTTAAGGTTATTTCTGGATTATCTGAATATTTTTTTGCATTATCCAACAGGTTATTGACGACATTTTCAAAATGAAAAGGAGCTACTTTTATATAGTATTCCCCAGGTTCCATGTCATACTGAAAACTGAAATTCTCCAATTTTGACAGCATAATAAAATCGTTGCACCACCGGGTAAGTTCTGGCTTGATATCTATTATTTTAAAATCGATAAATTTTCTTTTGGTTTCCAGGCTTGCCAGCTCCAGAACCTGGTCAATATGGACGTTAAGGCGATCCACTTGTTTTCTAATATGAAAAACAATTCGCTTTTGATCTTCATCCAGATCTTTTTCAAGAATTTTTGTTGCTACTCCTATAGAAAAAACAGGAGTTTTAAGTTCGTGGGTCAAATTATTGATAAAATCGTTAGTTATGGTAATCAAATTCCTTTGCCAGTAGAATAACCGTAGCATCCAGATTACTACAAATATGACGATAGCCAGAAATAAAAGCCCCGGTATGAACAATCCATGCAATTGAGAAAAATAATAGGCATTAAGGTCCTTGAATTGGAGCTCGAGGACCATTTCTTTTCCAAGTGTTTCCGGGAGATAACCTTCCAGTTCTATAGGGTATTTTATTAAGGAATCTCCAGCACTAAAATTTACAGGAGACCTTAAGTCAATACTCCTGTCTTGCGAATATAAATTATAGGAAAAATTGGCAGTTATTTTATTGGCTAGAAGTCGATCCTTTACAATTTCATTTAAAAAGTAATTGGAAGCATCCTGTAAACTATCTGCACTTAGTGAAAAGTAGGTGCCGCTACCAATAGACTGCCCCAATAAAAAACTAAGTTGATTTTCGTTATCAAGATCCTTTTTTAAATTACTTCCTGCACGTTCTATTTTTTGCTGAAACTGCAGTTCAGCCAGGTTCAATCCTATTCGTAAATATTGATATTGTACTACGAATAGTCCCACTACCGCAATTATAAATAGGATGATATAAATCTTTCTACGCTTCAAATCTGGAACTATATTACTAAAAAATAACTAGCTGGAAACAGATTAGTTTTTTATTAATCCAATTAACCTTTGATTAATCTTTTTGATTTTTTGTTACTCTTATGCTGTTTGTAATAAGCCTACTTTGGTTTCCTTAATAGAAAAATCTCAGGTATTAAATATGAAAACAACAAGCAGTCTTTTTCTTATACTTTTTTCATTAATGATCATTCCCCTTACTATGAATGCCCAGGGCTGTGTAGCCATAAGACATTTTTCCAGTAGTATGGGCAATGAGCTTGAAGGTAATTTACTACGGAAAGGAGATTTCCAGGCCGGAATGAATTATCGTTATTTTAAATCCTTCCGTCATTTTAAGGGAACAGAAGAGGAACCCGATAGAGTTTCCAATAATACAGAGGTTATTAATTATTCCCATTCCTGGGATTTCAGTTTAAATTATGGTATTACAGACAGATTGTATGCCGGGATCACAATTCCTACTGTCCTCAATGAAAGATCCTCCTTGTACGAACACGGGCGGGAGGAACGAAATATGACTTTTTCGCGTGGTCTGGCAGATATTAGACTGGGTGTGGGTTACTGGATCCTTGATCCCGAAAAGCATGAGAACGGGAATTTCGCAATGGGACTGGGTTTAAAACTTCCTACAGGAAATTATAATGCCACAGATATATTCTATAATGTAGGCCCGGAGAATTCTTCTCAGGTGAGGCCTGTGGACCAATCCATACAGCCGGGTGATGGTGGTTTTGGTTTAACGGTAGACCTTCAGTTTTACCGAAGTCTGGCCACAGATCTTTTTATATACGGAGGCGGATTCTATCTTTTGAACCCCCGGGAAACCAATGGTATTAGAACATTCCGGGAAACTTTAAGTCCAATTTTACAAAATGAGGCGGTGATGTCTGTCCCAGATCAATATGCCGTGAGGGCTGGATTAGGATATAATCTTTCCTCCCAATTCGCGGCTTCCCTGGGGGCAAGATTTGAGGGGGTGCCGGTTGAGGATGTAATAGGAGGAAGTGGTGGTTTTAGGAGGCC
Protein-coding sequences here:
- a CDS encoding response regulator transcription factor; translation: MPDKKNKILLVEDDDSLGYLLSEYLRIKDFDVYWAQTGKKALELIEENTHHLIILDVMLPDIDGFTLAHEFTAQFPEIPFIFLTARSLKIDVLKGFSLGAVDYLKKPIDEEELVARIHSLLSRIQPTLKENDSKNFLYNIGDYEFDSKRQELLFNGKPVHLTARENDLLLYLVQNKNKLCSHKDILVRLWGKNDYFNRKSLNVFISHLRKYLQNDPKIKIENLHKKGFILKVE
- a CDS encoding sensor histidine kinase, whose product is MKRRKIYIILFIIAVVGLFVVQYQYLRIGLNLAELQFQQKIERAGSNLKKDLDNENQLSFLLGQSIGSGTYFSLSADSLQDASNYFLNEIVKDRLLANKITANFSYNLYSQDRSIDLRSPVNFSAGDSLIKYPIELEGYLPETLGKEMVLELQFKDLNAYYFSQLHGLFIPGLLFLAIVIFVVIWMLRLFYWQRNLITITNDFINNLTHELKTPVFSIGVATKILEKDLDEDQKRIVFHIRKQVDRLNVHIDQVLELASLETKRKFIDFKIIDIKPELTRWCNDFIMLSKLENFSFQYDMEPGEYYIKVAPFHFENVVNNLLDNAKKYSDNPEITLRAYTLKRNLHICIKDNGKGISEKEKQRIFKKFYRVTEGDLHAVKGYGLGLNYVQEVIKRHKGRIKLESELHQGTEITLIIPLKNAR
- a CDS encoding Gfo/Idh/MocA family oxidoreductase — protein: MNKIDRRTFINRTALTGIGLSIVPSHVLGGKGLTAANDKINVGLIGAGTQAMKMLPEWLERDELQFISVCDPNKESYDYPLWGAPQGETYGAAGGREVGRRFINGYYAGKSGKSSYNGCSVYADFREMLEKEKELDAVFIMTPDHLHGVIAMEAMKKGLFVATHKPVSNFMNETRLTCDMARKTGLPSHCFAFKNPEEFYHMQNLINSGAIGEVSEFHRWTNRPMWPQGLPYLPAPAPIPEGFDWQLWLGPSKDRPYSPHYTHTVFRGWYEFGAGCMADMGYYGFWKDWRILGLGKPDNAEGNKNKVSQVKDFRSSWVENNVSYPFAGMANWEIPVENENRNIDVYWYEGGMRPPTPKALARNSRRIPGDGVMFIGDRGSIISGYGYNDPVLLDNKGNIQPLPDSSLEGADLRDENSEMIDAFKGKKPSRGSLAAVQNVAETVCLGNLAIRMDDRLEWDIQNMRVTNNDRANKYVSREYRPGWEV
- a CDS encoding PD-(D/E)XK nuclease family protein, whose translation is MNIFRILSSNDGSINEPNVSSFLAYLLDPGEDHGISGLLLQEILNDITGANKSFLDKIQYSNRITDLSKYSGYTINILPELSVNIEKQGKRRRRDIDIIVEIIDNKKNELLYSICLENKISDSSIIRDGLQLEEELLGLQNYYLESDLKPEIYFVYLTPTPSEISRDSFEKLNYDKKYHLYWDNHENSVFNKLLKIFNDEKQGLIDPINNQSSYLIKSFLSFIKTQFKSYIEEKREKLEKKNYGKPVIDLLKDFAATLDPSKVYEIDFLKNEFSDYVLEKTGIELIHSTRNVHISLSIVNEKNRGHYNVKRPDDDRKNIFFYSDDSRKRLRLFNPDFYTEVEVFYKGEDGIESVKAKEITWPDVKL
- a CDS encoding toll/interleukin-1 receptor domain-containing protein, with translation MEKINNKDTFFNWITQEDQEHSNKTFRYNNYFVKNGMLYVSELTLDTITIFTKNFESTEFENCLFFNCDFHSSIMMACIFKGSRFINCKFSQSKFLDSDLINCVFESCTILGLEWADVIAQNVHFNSCPEMLDLSLRGFGKREINFSECYLHHLDIEPIENHSLEAKGEVEVINFYDCIIKESSFDRVNLSKSKFIECNLSLIQFSACEFGVNTFLSSNETPGNEFNMIDIRTILNSPPIDRKVLETIFGINSVDIKEYLIDLTTEIQFQSIFISYSFADKKFAKSINETLQRRGIMTFLWELDSPGGKPLKDIMVDNIKEKDRILFIASKDSIKSRACQFELTQGRKKQEMSWEDVLFPIHIDNYLFETTKERIRPIEVQEEYWQNIEELKRLNSLDFSEFINSKNREERSFEKLIHRLIKGLRK
- a CDS encoding 3-keto-disaccharide hydrolase; this encodes MKKSLMISFVAVLFTFSNNATAQESVYGEDGYRSLFNGKDLSGWKIPEGDGGHWNVIDGVIDYDARSEAEGDKSLWTTEEFGDFKLHVEWRFKGYGDHLFPLPTILPSGEYLRDENGKIIEPLGPNSDSGILIKGAGQVQMWCWSVGSGELWSVRTDESLPAEVRAAAVPSEKADQPVGEWNSYDITVKGDRITVILNGITVIDNALYPSMVKTGPIGLQHHGGINSKTGKLQGASSLVQFRNIWVKEL
- a CDS encoding 3-keto-disaccharide hydrolase, encoding MKNIFFSLFIIGFLTGCKSEKSNDESRLSGNESTSTQSENSNNWQDLLSEENVKEWRGYNEEKGLPDGWVLEGETLMSLGKGADIGGDIVYGKEEFGEFELSLEWKISPGGNSGIFYHVKEGEQYEALYFTGPEFQLRDHQNSSEQQDSLHILGADYGMYEPRNVEKAKKEAGEWNSSRIVFTEEKVTYWLNGEKTVEFTPWSEDWRSRKDAGKWKDFPDYGKAREGLIGLQDHGSEIWFRNIRIRKL